The nucleotide window ACTACAGCAATCAAAGGGATAAGTCCTAGTTTTAAAACACTAGCAACAATAATAGGTTTAATACTATCGGTTATCTTTTCAAAATCAAAGGTCGCTCCTATAGTAATTAAAGCTAAAGGTGTAGCTAAATCTTGAAAGTATTTCATGCTACGGGATACAAAAATTGGGACTTTAAGATTTATTGCTGATGCTAATATTCCAGAAAATATTGCAATAATCAAAGGATTCTTCACAATTTTTAAAATAGTATCTCCTACATTGGTTTTCACCTCTTTACCGATACGATTGAAGGAAAAAATCATTACTCCTAAAATGTTATATAAGGGGATAATTAGTGCAACAACCATGGGTGCCTTAATACCAATAGATCCCATAACGTTTTCTAAAACAGAAAAACCTATATAGAGGAAATTCCCCCTAAAAGCCCCTTGAATAAATGAACCTCTTTGACTTTTTTCCTTTATCACTCCATAGGAAATAGCCCAGCATAAAATGGCACTAAAAATAGTTCCTAAAATAGCAAAGGAAAA belongs to Irregularibacter muris and includes:
- a CDS encoding AEC family transporter, whose amino-acid sequence is MIYNLIFSLDVALPIFLVMSIGYLLKKNGVINDNFIMVANKMVFYVALPIKLFNDVRQVTIKEALDIQFFSFAILGTIFSAILCWAISYGVIKEKSQRGSFIQGAFRGNFLYIGFSVLENVMGSIGIKAPMVVALIIPLYNILGVMIFSFNRIGKEVKTNVGDTILKIVKNPLIIAIFSGILASAINLKVPIFVSRSMKYFQDLATPLALITIGATFDFEKITDSIKPIIVASVLKLGLIPLIAVVTALFMGFNNNDIFLVYVLFGVPTATVSFTMAAAMNGDKGLASNIVMVTTLLSVVFMTIFILAFKTMEII